A DNA window from Flavobacterium sp. contains the following coding sequences:
- a CDS encoding START-like domain-containing protein, with protein sequence MDSKIRYEIEFPINSSPQLLYQYISTPSGLQEWFADNVNSRGEFFTFIWNDSQEKARLASKKTGEKVKFKWVDESSKDTEYFFELHILVDELTKDVSLMVVDFAEKEEIGEAKQLWENQISDLKHLIGSV encoded by the coding sequence ATGGATTCAAAAATACGTTACGAAATCGAGTTTCCGATCAATTCTTCGCCACAATTATTGTATCAATATATATCAACTCCGTCAGGTTTACAAGAATGGTTTGCTGACAATGTTAACTCCAGAGGAGAGTTTTTTACGTTCATCTGGAATGATTCACAGGAAAAAGCACGTCTTGCTTCTAAAAAAACAGGTGAAAAAGTAAAGTTCAAATGGGTTGATGAAAGCAGTAAGGATACTGAGTATTTTTTTGAATTGCATATTTTAGTTGATGAATTAACTAAAGATGTGTCATTAATGGTAGTTGATTTTGCTGAAAAAGAAGAAATAGGAGAGGCTAAACAATTGTGGGAGAATCAAATTTCAGATCTAAAACATCTTATAGGATCTGTTTAG
- the katG gene encoding catalase/peroxidase HPI, with product MGNTNDDISKCPFHNGKLNNTPGGGTKNRDWWPNQLKVNILRQHSPKSDPMDKDFNYAEAFKSLDLEAVKKDLHALMTDSQDWWPADFGHYGGLFIRMAWHSAGTYRVDDGRGGAGAGQQRFAPLNSWPDNVSLDKARRLLWPIKQKYGKKISWADLMILTGNVALESMGFKTFGFAGGREDVWEPDEAVYWGSETTWLGGDDRYGKGSPGVPKDHGVVSSDDDADGDIHSRNLEKPLAAVQMGLIYVNPEGPDGNPDPIAAARDIRDTFGRMAMNDEETVALIAGGHTFGKTHGAASSDNVGKEPEASDLEMQGFGWNNKYGSGKGADAITSGLEVIWTKTPTQWSNNFFENLFEFEWELTKSPAGAHQWVAKNAEAIIPDAYDSSKKHLPTMLTTDLSLRLDPVYEKISRRFLENPDEFADAFARAWFKLTHRDMGPRARYLGADVPQEELLWQDPIPEVNHALIDANDAAQLKSKIKASGLSVSQLVSTAWASASTFRGSDKRGGANGSRIRLAPQKDWEVNNPAQLKEVLAKLEQIQTEFNNTNNGKKVSLADLIVLAGSTGIEIAAEKAGSSITVPFSPGRMDASQEQTDIESVGYLEPKADGFRNYRKIKSPVFTEELLIDKAHLLTLTAPELTVLLGGLRVLEINTDGSKNGVFTNRPGQLTNDFFVNLLDMSTEWKALSDDKELYSGSDRTSGQLKWIGTRADLVFGSNSELRAIAEVYASSDAKEKFLNDFVRVWTKVMNLDRFDLK from the coding sequence ATGGGTAACACAAATGATGACATCAGCAAATGTCCCTTCCACAACGGCAAATTAAATAATACACCGGGAGGAGGCACAAAAAATCGTGATTGGTGGCCAAACCAGTTAAAAGTAAATATTCTAAGACAGCATTCTCCAAAATCAGATCCTATGGATAAAGATTTCAATTATGCTGAAGCTTTTAAAAGTCTGGATCTTGAAGCAGTAAAAAAAGACCTTCATGCCCTTATGACTGATTCGCAGGACTGGTGGCCAGCAGATTTTGGACATTATGGAGGATTATTTATTCGTATGGCATGGCACAGTGCCGGAACTTATCGTGTAGATGACGGACGCGGAGGCGCAGGTGCCGGACAACAGCGTTTTGCTCCGCTGAACAGCTGGCCAGACAACGTAAGTCTTGACAAAGCACGCCGATTATTATGGCCAATCAAACAAAAATATGGTAAAAAAATCTCTTGGGCAGATTTGATGATACTTACAGGAAATGTTGCTCTGGAATCAATGGGCTTTAAAACTTTTGGTTTTGCCGGAGGACGTGAAGATGTATGGGAACCAGATGAAGCTGTTTACTGGGGATCTGAAACTACATGGCTTGGCGGCGATGACCGTTATGGAAAAGGCTCACCTGGTGTTCCTAAAGATCATGGTGTAGTTTCTTCTGATGATGATGCAGACGGAGATATTCATTCAAGAAATCTTGAAAAACCTTTAGCAGCTGTACAAATGGGACTTATTTATGTAAATCCTGAAGGCCCGGACGGTAATCCTGACCCGATTGCGGCTGCGAGAGATATTCGCGATACTTTTGGACGTATGGCCATGAATGATGAAGAAACTGTAGCACTTATTGCCGGAGGACATACTTTTGGAAAAACACACGGTGCTGCATCATCAGATAATGTGGGTAAGGAACCGGAAGCATCTGATTTGGAAATGCAGGGTTTTGGCTGGAACAACAAATACGGTTCAGGTAAAGGTGCAGATGCCATCACCAGCGGTCTGGAAGTTATCTGGACTAAAACGCCTACACAGTGGAGCAATAATTTCTTTGAAAATCTTTTTGAATTCGAATGGGAACTTACAAAAAGCCCGGCCGGTGCACATCAATGGGTAGCAAAAAATGCCGAAGCTATTATTCCGGATGCTTACGATTCTTCTAAAAAACATCTCCCAACCATGCTTACAACAGATTTATCATTACGATTAGATCCTGTTTATGAAAAAATATCCCGTCGTTTTCTTGAAAATCCGGATGAATTTGCAGATGCTTTTGCACGTGCATGGTTTAAACTGACACATCGTGACATGGGACCTCGCGCTCGTTATCTGGGAGCAGATGTACCACAGGAAGAATTACTATGGCAGGACCCAATACCAGAAGTAAATCATGCCTTAATAGATGCCAATGATGCAGCTCAGTTAAAATCAAAAATTAAAGCTTCAGGCTTAAGCGTATCTCAACTGGTTTCAACTGCCTGGGCTTCTGCTTCTACTTTTAGAGGCTCTGATAAACGAGGCGGAGCCAATGGTTCACGTATTAGATTAGCTCCTCAAAAAGACTGGGAAGTTAATAATCCTGCACAGCTAAAAGAAGTATTGGCTAAACTAGAACAAATTCAAACAGAATTTAATAATACTAATAACGGTAAAAAAGTTTCGCTTGCCGATTTAATAGTTTTGGCGGGTTCAACAGGAATAGAAATTGCGGCTGAGAAAGCTGGAAGTTCTATTACTGTTCCTTTCTCTCCGGGACGTATGGATGCTTCTCAGGAACAAACCGATATTGAATCTGTTGGTTATCTTGAACCAAAAGCAGATGGATTCCGTAATTATCGCAAAATAAAATCTCCTGTTTTTACAGAAGAACTTTTAATAGATAAAGCGCATTTGTTAACGCTTACGGCGCCAGAACTGACTGTACTTTTAGGCGGTTTAAGAGTATTAGAAATTAATACCGACGGTTCTAAAAATGGTGTATTTACAAATCGTCCGGGGCAGCTTACAAATGATTTCTTTGTAAATCTTCTTGACATGAGTACAGAGTGGAAAGCTTTATCAGATGATAAAGAACTTTATTCTGGAAGTGATCGTACAAGCGGCCAGCTTAAATGGATTGGAACTCGTGCTGATCTTGTTTTTGGTTCTAACTCTGAATTAAGAGCTATTGCCGAAGTTTACGCCAGCAGCGATGCCAAAGAAAAATTTCTGAACGATTTTGTAAGGGTATGGACTAAAGTTATGAATCTGGATCGTTTTGATTTAAAATAA
- a CDS encoding sigma-70 family RNA polymerase sigma factor, with the protein MDNKKFIISLKKGNEAAFKEVYFTYYDKLINIAKRFDLTVLTPEDFVQESLLRLYNKRELLNEDVLFDKQLFTICKNIIINHVNRENKIVQLNPSQAEILDEETDSGIFEERQEKLHTFINQLPEQQQKIFTLHKLENLSYKEIAEITDLSEKTIANHIYLASKFIRKKIENH; encoded by the coding sequence ATGGACAATAAAAAGTTTATTATAAGTTTAAAAAAAGGTAATGAAGCAGCCTTCAAAGAGGTTTACTTCACTTACTACGATAAACTAATAAATATTGCCAAACGTTTTGATCTTACCGTACTTACGCCGGAAGATTTTGTTCAGGAAAGTCTTTTACGACTATACAATAAACGAGAATTACTTAATGAAGATGTTTTGTTTGACAAGCAATTGTTTACCATCTGCAAAAACATTATCATCAATCACGTTAACAGAGAAAATAAAATCGTTCAGCTTAATCCTTCACAAGCTGAAATCTTAGACGAAGAAACTGATTCAGGAATTTTTGAGGAAAGACAAGAAAAATTACACACCTTCATTAATCAGCTTCCTGAGCAGCAGCAAAAAATTTTTACTTTACACAAACTGGAAAACCTTAGCTATAAGGAGATTGCAGAAATTACGGATCTTTCTGAAAAGACCATTGCCAATCACATTTATCTCGCCAGTAAATTTATTCGAAAAAAAATCGAAAACCATTAG
- a CDS encoding FecR family protein, which yields MDKENLEDELKKLWDEIPASHSDTEKEASWEEFRSKAFAPKKRTFKPWRYAAAAAVLLFVLIGTTIYFKNEPLSETHLVAAKNVIENQTSKIKYVVLPDSSKVELSPNAKICYGDNFALNRKIEVDGLVYFKVKKDKQHPFQVFSNETTTTVLGTCFTVNETEDEDVIVELFEGSVQMNVKGQNQKWILKPGEKFTYSNQTASVTEFNRFVDFDNEKLTSVSSYIEKNYGYKVILPEEYLNQKITIRINKKEDLKTIVQLISEMYNLNFEINEDLKQITFQ from the coding sequence ATGGATAAAGAAAACTTAGAAGACGAGTTAAAAAAATTATGGGACGAAATCCCGGCTTCGCATTCAGATACTGAAAAAGAAGCTTCGTGGGAAGAATTCCGCTCGAAAGCTTTTGCTCCCAAAAAACGAACGTTTAAACCGTGGCGTTATGCTGCCGCAGCGGCCGTTTTACTTTTTGTACTTATCGGAACTACAATTTATTTTAAGAATGAGCCTTTATCCGAAACTCATCTTGTAGCAGCAAAAAATGTAATCGAAAACCAGACTTCAAAAATAAAATATGTTGTCTTGCCAGATAGTTCAAAAGTAGAATTGAGTCCAAATGCTAAAATTTGTTATGGTGATAATTTTGCTCTAAACAGAAAAATAGAAGTCGATGGTTTGGTATATTTCAAAGTAAAAAAAGACAAACAGCATCCTTTTCAGGTTTTTTCTAACGAAACTACTACTACTGTTTTAGGAACTTGTTTTACTGTAAATGAAACTGAAGACGAAGATGTAATAGTGGAACTTTTTGAAGGAAGCGTTCAAATGAATGTAAAAGGCCAAAATCAAAAATGGATATTAAAACCCGGCGAAAAATTCACATATTCTAACCAAACTGCTTCTGTAACAGAATTTAACCGATTTGTAGATTTTGATAACGAAAAGCTGACTTCTGTAAGCTCTTATATTGAGAAAAACTACGGATATAAAGTAATTCTTCCGGAAGAATACCTGAATCAGAAAATCACGATTCGAATCAATAAAAAAGAAGACTTAAAAACAATTGTACAATTAATATCAGAAATGTATAACCTAAACTTTGAAATAAATGAAGATTTAAAACAGATTACTTTTCAATAG
- a CDS encoding TonB-dependent receptor, translated as MKHIISACFFLFSLGMSAQNVTVTVDQNVTLKEFFRQIENQTDFKFAFTDQIDTSKKYFNKKSTFKQITIEKLISELNKISSVQFSVVGNNIFVKQKSQSTKAAKKKSTLKGQISDDEKQPVIGANVFIKELETGTVTDSNGKFSFEVANGNYTLVISYVGFKNQEKYVTVSGDVNYNFNIESDSQQLGEVIVTNTKAVDVKATQMSVNRLTMQEIKRIPVAMGEPDPLKSILTLPGVTNAGEASSGFNVRGGAADQNLILLDGAPVYADSHMFGFFSIFNADIVNGLDLYKGGIPSKFGGRVSSVLDVTQQTGDFENFKVNGGIGIISSRLLVQGPLQKEKGSFILSGRTSYAHLFLKLADNQNSAMFYDLNAKLNYRFDAKNSLSFSGYFGNDLFDINDRFASTYGSTMGILSWKHKFSDRLNSNLSTFYSEYRFNLEIPVESFKWDSSIQSYGLKYNWNYQQSEKFKISYGIDGLYYNFNPGVVQPTASDSQFNYKQLDKKYALETSAYLDFENQITEKLNFRYGLRYSSFYRFGPEPINTYENGQAVVYNPLYKIYEEGTPNGTINYKNGQAISTFNNFEPRAALSYSFNDNTSVKASYNRMAQYIHILSNTQSPLPMSIWTPSGPFTKPQLLDQYALGYFKNFRDGDYSLETELFYKNVQNRIDYIDGADVLANNNIEQVILNGKARSYGMELLLRKNTGVFTGWISYTLSRAEQKTPGRTPEEPGIANGDWYLSGYDKLHNLSVVGSYEFSPKWSFNGNFTLQSGQPVTYATGYYEIGGIHVPNYSLRNENRLPLFHHLDLAATYTPKPDKKKGWQSYWVFSLYNVYNRKNAASMSFTTNEDTGANETRRLSIFGIVPGVSYNFKF; from the coding sequence ATGAAGCATATAATTTCAGCATGCTTTTTTTTATTCAGTTTAGGTATGTCTGCCCAGAACGTTACCGTAACTGTAGATCAAAATGTAACCTTAAAAGAATTCTTCAGGCAAATCGAAAATCAGACTGATTTTAAATTTGCTTTTACGGATCAAATTGACACCAGCAAAAAGTATTTCAATAAAAAAAGCACTTTTAAGCAGATTACTATTGAAAAACTAATTTCAGAATTAAACAAAATTTCATCTGTACAATTTTCTGTTGTGGGGAACAATATTTTTGTGAAACAGAAATCTCAATCTACTAAAGCAGCTAAAAAAAAAAGCACGCTAAAGGGACAGATCTCTGATGATGAAAAACAACCTGTTATTGGTGCCAATGTTTTTATTAAAGAATTAGAAACCGGCACCGTAACAGATTCTAACGGAAAGTTCAGCTTTGAAGTTGCAAACGGAAATTATACGCTTGTAATAAGTTATGTTGGGTTTAAAAATCAGGAAAAATATGTTACAGTTTCCGGTGATGTAAATTACAATTTCAACATCGAATCAGACAGTCAGCAATTGGGTGAAGTTATTGTAACCAACACTAAAGCTGTAGATGTTAAAGCCACTCAAATGAGTGTGAACAGACTTACGATGCAGGAAATAAAACGAATTCCGGTTGCGATGGGCGAACCAGATCCTTTAAAATCAATCTTAACTTTACCCGGAGTTACCAATGCCGGAGAAGCTTCTTCGGGATTTAATGTCCGCGGTGGAGCTGCCGATCAGAACTTGATTCTCTTAGACGGCGCACCAGTTTATGCAGATTCGCACATGTTTGGTTTTTTCTCCATTTTTAATGCCGATATCGTAAACGGTCTGGATTTATATAAAGGCGGAATTCCGTCTAAATTTGGAGGACGTGTTTCTTCTGTTTTAGACGTAACCCAACAAACGGGAGATTTTGAGAATTTTAAAGTTAACGGAGGAATCGGAATTATTTCGAGCCGACTTTTAGTTCAGGGGCCTTTACAGAAAGAAAAAGGTTCTTTTATCCTTTCAGGAAGGACTTCTTACGCGCATTTATTTTTAAAACTGGCAGATAATCAAAACTCGGCTATGTTTTATGATTTGAATGCCAAATTAAATTATCGTTTTGATGCTAAAAATTCGTTGTCATTTTCAGGTTATTTCGGAAATGATTTATTCGATATCAACGATCGTTTTGCAAGTACTTACGGAAGCACAATGGGTATCTTAAGCTGGAAACATAAATTCTCAGATCGTTTAAACAGCAATTTATCTACTTTTTACAGCGAGTACCGATTTAATCTTGAAATTCCGGTTGAAAGTTTTAAATGGGACAGCAGCATTCAGAGTTATGGATTGAAATACAACTGGAATTACCAGCAGTCTGAAAAGTTTAAAATTAGTTATGGTATCGATGGTTTGTATTACAATTTTAATCCCGGAGTGGTTCAGCCTACAGCTTCAGATTCTCAGTTTAATTACAAACAGCTTGACAAAAAATACGCTTTAGAAACTTCTGCATATCTTGATTTTGAAAATCAGATTACAGAGAAACTGAATTTCCGTTACGGATTGCGTTACAGCTCATTTTATCGTTTCGGACCAGAACCAATCAATACTTACGAAAATGGACAGGCCGTAGTATATAATCCGTTATATAAAATTTACGAAGAAGGAACACCAAACGGCACCATAAATTACAAAAATGGTCAGGCGATCAGCACTTTTAATAATTTTGAGCCAAGAGCTGCTTTGTCTTATTCTTTTAATGATAATACTTCTGTAAAAGCAAGTTACAACAGAATGGCACAGTACATTCATATTTTATCGAATACGCAGTCTCCGCTGCCAATGAGTATCTGGACACCAAGCGGGCCATTTACTAAACCTCAGCTTTTAGATCAATATGCTTTGGGTTATTTTAAAAATTTCAGAGACGGCGATTACTCTTTAGAAACCGAGTTGTTTTATAAAAATGTTCAAAACCGTATTGATTATATTGACGGTGCCGATGTTTTGGCGAATAACAATATTGAGCAGGTAATTTTAAATGGTAAAGCCAGATCGTACGGAATGGAATTATTATTGAGAAAAAACACCGGAGTTTTCACCGGATGGATTTCATATACTTTGTCTCGTGCTGAGCAAAAAACACCGGGAAGAACTCCAGAAGAACCGGGAATTGCAAATGGTGACTGGTATTTATCAGGATATGATAAATTACATAATTTGAGCGTTGTAGGAAGTTATGAATTTAGCCCGAAATGGTCTTTCAACGGAAACTTCACTTTGCAGTCAGGTCAGCCGGTTACATACGCAACAGGGTATTATGAAATTGGAGGCATTCATGTTCCGAACTATTCTTTAAGAAACGAAAACAGATTACCGCTTTTCCACCATTTAGATCTTGCAGCTACTTATACGCCAAAACCAGATAAAAAGAAAGGATGGCAAAGCTATTGGGTTTTTAGCCTTTATAATGTTTACAACAGAAAAAATGCAGCTTCTATGAGTTTTACAACTAATGAAGATACGGGAGCAAATGAAACCAGAAGACTTTCTATTTTCGGGATTGTACCTGGGGTTTCTTATAATTTTAAATTTTAA
- a CDS encoding DUF4249 domain-containing protein — protein MNKLIKNRVMNRALALISLLFAFSFTSCEDVVNLDLETGETKLVIDAEIIWKKGTSGNEQTIKISKTAPYYNNSTPKVSGAQVRVENSNGDVFTFNETETGVYKCTNFVPVIDMEYKLFITAEGQSYTATEKLTSATPINKIEQKIVPDFGGEDVIELTFYYNDPVDQKNFYVTDYQSDFLIYPEYEITDDEFYNGNEISTRYSHEDDIKPGSIVKITHRGVSKNFFNYWKLILEASNSNPFSVPPGSIKGNILNTSDSGNYAFGYFRLCEADERSYVVQ, from the coding sequence ATGAATAAATTGATAAAAAATAGGGTAATGAACAGAGCGCTGGCATTAATAAGTCTTCTTTTTGCTTTTTCTTTTACTTCGTGTGAAGATGTTGTAAATCTTGATCTGGAAACAGGCGAAACAAAATTGGTTATCGATGCCGAAATTATCTGGAAAAAAGGAACTTCCGGAAACGAGCAAACTATCAAAATCAGTAAAACGGCTCCTTATTACAACAATTCAACACCAAAGGTTTCAGGCGCACAGGTTAGAGTTGAAAACAGTAACGGAGATGTTTTTACATTTAATGAAACAGAAACCGGAGTTTATAAATGCACGAATTTTGTTCCGGTAATCGACATGGAATATAAATTGTTTATTACTGCAGAAGGGCAAAGTTATACCGCAACAGAAAAATTAACTTCTGCTACTCCCATAAATAAAATTGAACAGAAAATAGTTCCTGATTTTGGCGGAGAAGATGTTATTGAACTTACGTTTTACTACAACGATCCGGTTGACCAGAAAAACTTTTATGTAACCGATTATCAAAGTGACTTTTTAATTTATCCGGAATACGAAATCACTGATGATGAATTCTATAACGGAAATGAAATAAGCACAAGATATTCTCATGAAGATGACATAAAACCCGGAAGTATTGTAAAAATTACACACAGAGGCGTTTCTAAAAACTTCTTTAATTACTGGAAATTAATTCTTGAAGCTTCAAACTCAAATCCTTTTTCTGTTCCACCGGGAAGTATTAAAGGAAACATTCTAAATACAAGTGATTCTGGCAATTATGCTTTCGGTTATTTTAGACTTTGCGAAGCAGATGAACGCTCTTATGTTGTGCAATAA
- a CDS encoding helix-turn-helix domain-containing protein — protein MIDKSIKKNQLRYFNSIAELTDALGVSKPLHPLITFFNHSEISPASDVRNLVANFYMVSYKTNLKGKMKYGQGYYDFDDGGLIFVSPNQALSVVDDSDECEGFSLFFHPDFLLSYPLSKSISKYGFFAYNINESLHLSDREREKITSVFEDIHQELNASIDEISQDLIISYIEVLLNYSNRYYKRQFITRKVVNTTHVEKFENLLADYFNSKESILKGLPTVKYFSDKLNLSASYLSDMLRSATGLNTQQHIHSKLIDIAKEKLTSTNLTAAEIGYELGFEHPQSFNKLFKMKTGISPAEFRQGLN, from the coding sequence ATGATCGATAAATCAATAAAAAAGAACCAGCTGCGTTATTTCAATTCTATTGCAGAATTGACAGATGCTTTGGGTGTGTCAAAACCCTTGCATCCGCTTATTACTTTTTTTAATCATAGTGAAATTTCACCGGCTTCTGATGTTAGAAATTTAGTGGCAAATTTTTATATGGTTTCATATAAAACCAATTTGAAAGGTAAAATGAAATATGGTCAGGGATATTATGATTTTGATGACGGCGGATTGATTTTTGTTTCGCCCAATCAGGCTTTGTCAGTAGTAGATGACAGTGATGAATGTGAAGGGTTTAGTTTGTTCTTTCATCCTGATTTTCTCTTATCGTATCCGTTAAGCAAAAGTATTTCTAAATATGGTTTTTTTGCTTACAACATAAACGAATCGCTTCATTTGTCTGATCGTGAACGAGAGAAAATTACAAGTGTTTTTGAAGATATTCATCAGGAATTAAATGCCTCTATCGATGAAATTAGTCAGGATTTAATTATTTCGTATATTGAAGTTTTACTGAATTACAGCAACAGATATTACAAAAGGCAATTCATTACCAGAAAAGTGGTTAACACGACACATGTCGAAAAATTTGAAAATCTTCTGGCTGATTATTTTAATTCGAAAGAATCAATATTGAAAGGATTACCGACAGTAAAATACTTTTCAGATAAATTAAACCTTTCTGCGAGTTACCTCAGCGATATGCTCAGAAGTGCAACGGGATTAAATACACAGCAGCACATTCACTCAAAATTAATTGATATTGCGAAAGAAAAGCTGACTTCAACAAATTTAACGGCTGCCGAAATAGGATACGAATTAGGTTTTGAACATCCGCAGTCGTTTAATAAATTGTTTAAAATGAAAACCGGAATTTCGCCTGCAGAGTTTCGTCAAGGTTTAAATTGA
- a CDS encoding SDR family oxidoreductase produces the protein MKKTVLITGTSSGFGLAAAQFFAENNWNVIATMRDVSKAGKLLNMKNVWVGKLNVEDITTIHSAIESGIQHFGRIDVIVNNAGYGLFGIFEGASREAIQAQFNVNVFGAMDVSRAILPHFRTNKSGTIINVSSGAGAIGFPMASLYSASKFALEGFSESLRYELGSLGIKVKVIEPGGALETNFQARVGGESGNVQFIEDYVPFLEHIGKLYGGLENNVDHDALEKVVASIFEAANDNSDQFRYTPTNDIKLFLDARRSSSEEEYNALTNSIFSGKS, from the coding sequence ATGAAAAAAACAGTATTAATTACAGGAACTTCTTCTGGTTTTGGACTAGCTGCAGCGCAATTCTTTGCAGAAAATAATTGGAATGTTATTGCCACAATGAGAGATGTAAGTAAAGCAGGAAAACTATTAAACATGAAAAATGTTTGGGTTGGAAAACTCAATGTCGAAGATATTACTACAATACATTCAGCTATTGAGTCGGGAATTCAACATTTTGGGCGTATTGATGTTATTGTTAATAATGCGGGTTATGGGCTTTTCGGAATTTTTGAAGGCGCTTCAAGAGAAGCAATTCAGGCGCAGTTTAATGTAAATGTATTTGGAGCGATGGATGTCAGCCGTGCGATTCTGCCGCATTTTCGTACTAACAAATCAGGGACTATTATAAATGTGAGTTCAGGAGCAGGAGCAATTGGTTTTCCGATGGCGTCTCTTTACAGCGCTTCAAAATTTGCATTGGAAGGTTTTTCAGAAAGTCTTCGTTATGAATTAGGATCGCTGGGAATTAAAGTTAAAGTAATTGAACCGGGCGGGGCTTTAGAAACTAATTTTCAGGCACGAGTAGGAGGAGAAAGCGGAAATGTTCAGTTTATTGAAGATTATGTTCCGTTTTTAGAACACATTGGAAAGTTATACGGCGGTTTGGAAAATAATGTAGATCATGATGCACTTGAAAAAGTAGTGGCTTCTATTTTTGAAGCAGCAAATGATAATTCAGATCAATTTAGATACACACCTACAAATGATATTAAACTGTTTTTAGATGCTCGACGCAGTTCATCTGAAGAAGAATATAATGCTCTCACAAACAGTATTTTTTCTGGTAAAAGTTAA
- a CDS encoding SDR family oxidoreductase, whose amino-acid sequence MENNRNSLKGKKVVILGGTSGLGLATAKEASQEGANVIIVSSNQNRINDALKQLSTESTGFVVDLSKEENIKNLFENIGNFDHLVYSAGENLNLTTLDDTDIENAKNFFTIRYWGALAAVKYASKYINEGGSIGLMSGIASQRPGSGWALAASICGAMDGLCRALAVELAPIRVNAVAPGVIKTNLWNSMDESTREGFYKSVGDSLLVKRVGNPEEIAQTFTFLMKQTFATGQIITIDGGTVLV is encoded by the coding sequence ATGGAAAATAATAGAAATTCCTTAAAAGGAAAAAAAGTAGTCATTTTGGGCGGAACTTCTGGTTTAGGATTGGCCACCGCAAAAGAAGCTTCTCAGGAAGGTGCAAATGTGATTATTGTTTCAAGTAATCAAAACAGAATCAATGATGCGCTTAAACAATTATCGACAGAATCTACTGGATTTGTGGTTGATTTAAGTAAAGAAGAAAACATCAAAAACCTGTTTGAAAACATAGGTAATTTTGATCATCTGGTTTACTCAGCAGGCGAGAATTTGAATCTGACTACGCTTGACGATACTGATATTGAAAACGCAAAGAACTTTTTCACAATTCGTTATTGGGGCGCACTTGCGGCTGTAAAATATGCTTCAAAATATATTAATGAAGGCGGTTCTATTGGGTTAATGAGCGGAATTGCAAGCCAGAGACCCGGTTCAGGATGGGCATTGGCGGCAAGTATCTGCGGCGCAATGGATGGACTTTGCAGAGCTTTGGCGGTAGAACTGGCTCCTATTCGTGTAAATGCCGTTGCGCCGGGTGTTATCAAAACAAACCTTTGGAATAGTATGGACGAGAGTACAAGAGAAGGGTTTTATAAATCGGTTGGCGATTCATTATTGGTAAAACGAGTTGGTAATCCTGAAGAAATTGCTCAGACATTTACTTTTTTAATGAAACAGACATTTGCTACAGGTCAGATTATAACGATCGACGGCGGAACTGTTTTGGTTTAA
- a CDS encoding SDR family oxidoreductase gives MKILNNKVALITGSARGLGKAIAERYASLGANIVINYSKDKASADEVVSNITAMGVKVIAVQADVSKVADIERLFEEAIKAFGKVDIVVANAGIEMVETPVTEFTESQFDKLFSINTKGAYFTMQQAAKKVENNGRIIYIASSTTAFPIPGMAIYGGSKSTPRYMVDVLSKEIGHKGITVNSIIPFAVDHSGIFADADSYPELRKSLIDSCPMGRLAEVEDVANIAEFFASDLSSFVNGQHLLVNGGANQ, from the coding sequence ATGAAAATATTAAATAATAAAGTCGCATTAATAACAGGTTCTGCCAGAGGTTTAGGAAAAGCTATTGCAGAAAGATATGCATCATTGGGAGCTAATATTGTAATTAATTATTCAAAAGATAAAGCTTCTGCAGATGAAGTAGTTTCAAATATTACGGCAATGGGCGTAAAAGTAATTGCCGTTCAGGCCGATGTTAGCAAAGTTGCCGATATCGAAAGATTATTTGAAGAAGCTATTAAAGCTTTTGGTAAAGTTGATATCGTAGTGGCCAATGCCGGAATCGAAATGGTAGAAACCCCGGTTACTGAATTTACAGAATCTCAGTTTGACAAACTATTTTCTATCAATACAAAAGGTGCTTATTTCACGATGCAGCAAGCGGCCAAAAAAGTAGAAAACAACGGAAGAATCATTTACATTGCTTCGAGTACAACCGCTTTCCCAATTCCGGGAATGGCAATTTATGGCGGAAGTAAAAGCACGCCTAGATATATGGTTGATGTTTTGTCTAAAGAAATCGGCCATAAAGGAATTACGGTAAACAGTATTATTCCGTTTGCGGTAGATCATTCCGGAATTTTTGCTGATGCAGACAGTTATCCTGAACTGAGAAAATCATTAATCGACAGCTGCCCAATGGGAAGATTGGCCGAGGTAGAAGATGTTGCTAATATTGCTGAATTTTTTGCAAGCGATTTATCTTCTTTTGTAAACGGTCAGCATTTGCTTGTAAACGGCGGTGCAAATCAATAA